CtccatacatacatactatGTTTAGtcacaaaaacatacaataattatccttaaatattctttattgatctattaaattatggaACTATACTAAAATTTCTAATAATCTTGCAGtcaaattaatatctatattgCATtgcattttatgtttaaaaatatataaattcttgaCAAAGCTCTGTCTGCAATACATCTATTGACCTTATAACATCTAAAGCTGTCAAGTAATTTGTAATAGTCAATATGTACCAGCATATCCAGCATCAGAGCCATATCTAAGAATAATCAGCCATGCTAACAACCAACAGATAAACATTAAGTATAAGaattattcattcattcaatattacaatgaaaatattacaattaaatgctagttttataaattctcaTAAAACTagcatttaatttagaattatctaatatagtatataaggcAAGTAGTGTTTAggatgtaataattttaattgataactGTGTATACAATACTTGTTTTgcaaagtatataataagcaGGACTAAAAatgatttgtaaaatatattgtcgaATAAAACtgaagtttcttttttattatcttacaCAATTGTTTTTAGTGGAGTCCATAAATGAAAACACTTGTATTCATGTACTCATTGGTGTAGATTTGATTTCtgacattttgtttttgaagtaaGAAATTTTCTGAcccaaaatttacataattttgtaGGCAAGACATAAGGTGGGAATTGAACCCAccttcttttttaaaattaaatgcaaagttaataaaaattacagatGCAAATAATAACACTAAATCATTGAAAGCTTTATTCTTATGCATTAAATGTTCTAAATTGACATAACATCATATcaacataaacaatatttatataagatcaataacaattaaaactataCAATCAAGTTTACATAAGTCAGGTAatcttcaattaataaaaaatacatgtcaaattgaaatctgttcttttctgtcaaaattatatcctacatagtatttttttaacattatatattatattctatgtaTTACatcttttattatcataaatacaGCATAAAAAGTAGTATCCAATGTATTGGCTATTTAACAAAGAAACAGGCTAACTTTGAATTCTTatgataataaacatattttctcATGTTAACCTACTTTCGTTGTCAATTTATTAAGATTGAATCTGCAATGCCGATCTAACtctttacaaatgtaaatattaactcTCCGTTCccatgattaaatatttaaatagtaattcaacatttatgcaagatatatttactataatagaACTTAACAAAcagaatatataatgaaagaaGTCAATATCTAGAATCACTACAACATGTTGGGACATAACTGACaatcatgaaaaatattatccatgtaatagtttatttaaaaatatactaatcaaatatatacattttatataaatacatttgtatccattaaaataaatgcttgAACTAGATATCTTAAGCTAATTTTAAGGagtaattacttatatattttcttatgctTTTAATACTACACACaccaatttttactttttaacaaattaatgtacATTTCTAATGATGATGATTTAGGAGGTGAAGCTACATGTTTTGAGTAAGTAACAAGAAATAGtaataacaaatgaataagAAGCGGTAATGTGTGTTTCTGGATTAACCCAAAGTCTgaccattattttaaaattaggatCGCTAAATTTCGGAAATACTAAGGATTTAACAGGTCCttcacataaaatttatacaaatatatgtaacatGTGTTAACAGATTTGATATTAGGATCTATCCTACATTcaagattaaattttataatataggcCTAAGAATGTTATCTCAATTTctcaaatcaataaaacaagTACTACAGCGCCATTTACAAACCTCACTCAACGAAACAGATGACTAAGTACAATAccttatctatataaatagagcagtattattatatacttcatTCCAAATATTTTCTGTCCTCTTAACAAACAACTACTGCAGTTTATAATATCCCACATCTttaagatgaaaaaaaaaaaacattatacaaaGTATAAACGAAAGTataactgtttatttaaaacataaccattatacaaataaaattacttctgTAATCTGTGTTCTATCAAGTGGAAATCAATGTTCGTGTTTTATAATACAGTACTGATTTTTGTCAATAGGCGTTTGCTTCCCAGCCGAAATAACAATTAGAACAAACTTAACCTTAACGATTTAcagaagtaaaaatataaataaataagttgaaAGCGACTGGTCTGGAACTAGAACCACGGTCGCCGGTTTGACTCCTatattaaatgcaaaattGAATGTTTAGTCATACATTATATGTTTATCATATATCCatggataataaatatagtttaagagtatcacttatattttaataagatatttcgTAGCTTAGCGACGATAGCTAATATCTAAAGAAGACTTATCGAAAGggaaaattcaatttacgTCTAAACCCACTGATTAACTAAAGTACTTCCGTTTTAAGCATTGCTGGAACGGTATAACAATACGATTTTTTACATCCATAATATTGAGgaattatgtatgtttgtcaCAATTAAACCTAAAACTACTGAACAGATGTCAAAATGGTGAAACATTCGAATGCCCGAATATAGAAGGCTATATTTTGAAGCATCAAAGTgcatagtaaatgtaaaatacaacaaaatgtacacatattacaaattGATTCTTAGCTTCATATCAACACGATTAATTGAAGCAATAATTTACAACGAAAGTGCAATTTAGGAATAATCCTCAAATTCATCGCCTGATCGAACAATGAGAACATTCCGAACATCGAGATAATACCAGATATTCAACACAAATCGTCTTCTTCTTCGGTTTTTTTGTTATCAGCATACTCGATTTCTTCTATATCTGCTCTTGACACGCTTGCTTCTTCAGCCTGAaagatgtatatattattaaatataaaggtttaaaaattatgtaggtCTTAGGCATGGCGTTTTCCTCacaaaatttttttcaatgaaAAGTCATTGGTCCACAGCCAAATTTTCCACTTACGTCAGCGATCACACGTTCAGATCACTAGAGTCTAGTCTACCAgtaccattaaaaaaatctgattcAAATATCTGtcaaaatttatgtatgttataataaataaataaaaaataatagaaagtgtttattcattcatatatcaagtacattttcttttcaaagtgtaagatttgggaacccttttaagtaaaaaatacctgtgttagggttcccagattttccataaacaaactcaattcaaaattacttataataattacaatatttaatcttattttatttatttttcagttatCACACACACAAGTGAGAGATGTAATTTTTTGgacaaacataattataaaattaacaacgtTATTTGGAAGCTGAAATAGAACATAACATgatctattattttttgaagttggaTAATACCCATCTCAAAACATAGTCATGAGAGTATTATAAACCTTTTGTAATTGCATTGATACCTGAGCAAAGTTACAGGCGGTACACTAAacacacttttttaataaactcacAGTCACTCTATACTTACTTCGCCAGTATTCGCGCTGACATAGGACGGCGCCGCATGTTCTCTTACAGCTGCTTTTGGTGCCGGATCAATCCCTTCAGGCAGAGGTATAGTTCCGGCCAATCTCGCATACTCCACGTCCATGCTACGTATAAATGGCGACGCAAGCGCTCTTTTCGCTGAATCACGGTCTTCCTCATCATATGCTTGTAAAAGCATTTCCAAAGTTTGCATTTCAGGCACTTCGCAATTATTACCCCATTCCTAATAAACCAAAATGCATAGCCTAAAATTCACTGACATTTCCCATATTACGACAATtcgcaaataaaaattacagaaaatataattgaaatattgattTGTGAAAGgagaatttaaattgtaaattaaacataatgaaCAAATTTCTTCCCTTATACGTCATTACCTTATAAGCCTTTTCAGCTGCCACAGCGTCACCTCTAGCCAGTTGAACAAGGACAATGGCAACTGTAAGTCGTCCCACTGCCCCAGTATAACCTGATTCAAGGTGGAAGCCAATCTCACGCCTAAGGCTATCCAATGCTTCGTCATATCTCTCCAGTTTAACAAGAAGTCGGGACGCTTTGCTTATGTATTCTGTACCTTGGTGTTGAGAGCTTTCAACCTGTTAAAGACAAAagccttaaaaaaaattggtaacAAAATAGCAAGTATGTATGTAACCTTAACATCGTGAACATCGCTCTTAATGACAGAcaagttgtttttaaaaactcgattttatattcatttacaaTTTCCTTCTGATCGTTTCGTTTCCTTCGCTACTCATTGTTCTGTAGAGATCAATACAACATTACCAGTCTTATTCTTtacattatgattattatgtttgttattaGCCACATTTGGAGAGAAAGTTGTGTTGAGTAATTAGGTAAATTTGTGTATACAATACttttttagaaaaacataattaacttACCGAAGACACATCAGCTGCCTGCTGGAATAACTTGACAGCAAGCTCGGGAGCCCTCTCTTCAATAATCTTTGCAACTTTATCCAGGACATTTGCGCCAGCATCTCCTGAACCATGTTGCTGGTACAAGCTGCTTGAATTGCATGCCATGTTGTACaactgacaataaaaaaattgtattataaatttactttactaATGTAAAAATAGTGTTTGTAGTTGTGTAAAATAACATTGTGATGCAAAAtaggataaaaaaatataaccaaaaataaaagaggACTTTCACATACACATTCACTGgcgtatttttattctattatcaAGTAGTATAGAGTCAAGCAAACCCAAAGACATCATCTTTATGGTTTTACTTTATGGTGAATGtagatttagttttaaaacattttggtcaaagagaaaatgaaaaactctaagtaattctattaaaaaaatgattaaattattggaAGACAGCTGTATAAGTAATTTGAAAAACTTACTTCCTCAGGCGAAGACAACTCCTTGCTGACAATAACTGCATTCTCAATCGCCTTAGCAGCATGAAAGAATGAACGATTCTTCTCATATAGATCTGCTGCCTTCATGTGACAATCCTTGGAGTTCTTAACATCACGGGCGATGCGGTAACATTGAGCTGAAagcatattatgtttataacctataaatttgtttatcttGTCTATTCTTCAGAATTATGCTGATTAAATACAGATGTATAAAATagtgtacatattttaaatacaaaatttataagcatattacaaaaattgaaaatgatttatttattaccattaaaattagataacATAAACGCAAgaagtacaaaaatacataagacaTACATATAGTGGTTAGATAAAACATATGGCATAATCTGatcaatatctttttttattgtcgaCAGATGACACTGCTGTGCTTTCTAGTCTTGTGTTATATATCACATACCTGCTTGACTGAATTCATCAGCAGCTGAATCATAGTCTGGCTTCCACTTTAGCAAACCAGTCTTTaaactgttaataaaaaaaattataaacatgtaACAAAGACAATCTATTAACAAAGGcatgataatattatgatacacCCAAAGGATAAGTAAAATATGGTAAATGGAACCCCAGAAGGTAACAGTACTTGAGTTAACTCCCACTCACATCTATATACAATTAATGGTAGTGATAACtataaatcaatcaataacattttttgtttgaaaaagatgttagaaatatacatatcctaacagtaaaataatataaataggtaaaactacatgtaattgttaaataattatgaaaatcttCTCTTACTTACTATTTTTCTGCTGCTTTACAATGTTCCTGTGCCTCTAGAATTTTAGACATTTCTACAACTTTTACGATCTATTACTTGTATGTGAAAGACCTGTATGAATTCTACTTCAGAAACTAAACCTAAGTTTCAGCTTAGGCCacaaaatcaatacaaaatcGTATACTATGCTGAAAACtataatgtcaaaatataaGTAACCTTGATAAATGACAACTGATAATTGTGAAAGAGAGGGAGCCCACAGGATGCATATTATCATGGTGATTGCCGTAGGTCTCTGTTTCTTGTAAGACCTGTAAAACCTGTGACTGACCTGAGTTGGTGGGTGGTGTAACAAGCATAAACGTATCTAAGTATTTTTGATCTGAAAATTTGCCAAGAAGTACCGAAAAAGAAGATATTTGTGATTATTACTAAGATGCATCTATACTTTAGTACCATGCTCTGTGATATTCTGtcattatttgatattatgaGTCGTAGTTGACATTTCTTGCAACTACTTACTGCATTCTGTGACTATGaatcaataacatttttttttctatgagtTTTGCATGCCGCAAAAACAAAAaccataatattatcataatttgaGATATTTTCTTGTGAgtgcttaatattaaaattacaacgaTGACCGCTCGTACTTATATATCACCGGATTGTGCCAAACAATGGGAAGTTTTATTGCTTTTGCTGTCTTCAGAAGAGAAAAACATCGATAGAACAACtgaaaatgaaatagatactatgaactatttttataacaatgaaGGTGTTAAGTAAGTACACCTCAATAGAATTTCAcatgtaatttatgtcttaCTTAACTTCTTTTAGCCTATTTAACGTAAATTTGTTATTAGAATCAACTATACAAAAGccttgtttttataataattgagaaaatatacaaattttcagAAAAATAATGTTGCAATGGTTACATGAAATGAATTTATCATATGCTAGGAAGACTTCTGAAAGTGATACTGCACTAAAATGTAaccaagtttcttttttatggAGACAACAAGGAAATGACAAGTATCATGCCAACTTAATAGATGAAAGCTACCAATGTTATTCCAAAAGTGTCATATATGCTAATCAGAATGATACTGAATATGCCTTAGCTCTTGCAAACAGATCTGCTGCTTTGCTTAGGCTGAAACGATTCAAGGTaaggaaagaaaaatatgtttctttattagtataatattatgcaatatcaatttagtaaatttgtatctatttttttatagaaaacctAGCAACAATTTTATAGTGTTCAAACCTATAgattgaattgaaaataataaatttgaactgttttttgaagtttgttgtatttaatgaactgtttaaacttaaatttagaaatattatgcattagaattattttgtaGGAATGTCTAGCCGATATAGATCTCTCCATTGCAAGTGGTTACAAAAGGGAAATGTTACATAAGTTGCTTTTACGAAAGGCTGATTGTTACATCGAGCTGAACCAGATGAAAAATTCCCAGGCATCTATTTTAAGTGCCTCAGAACATGCAATTTCTCTTAAACTGTCAGCATCTCAAATGGGTATGTCAGATTTATAAGTGTAACTTTAGTAATAGTAAggtttttatctttgtttaacatgatttcaaaaaaatattttttctttgcaaaaaacaaaactatataatcaacccttttaaaataatgttatgtagAGAAAGCCATTgtccatttaaatattttattataaaacattctttaaaaaaaattttaagtagatagtttttaaacataaaagaaACCTGCCAATAGttcaaaaaaacatatttctagtgactgtatttattttacagctgAGTTTGAACGTCATGTACGACTTttggaaagaaaaataaatactggaGAAAATACACATTCACTTGATGAATATAATGTTGTACTACCTGAATGTCTTAATGGTGTCAATCCAGAATTCAATGCAGCATCACTCTCGATTGAACTAAAGTATGTCTCAGCTTTCTATCCAATAGTAGTagattatactatatatattgtgtattgGGAAAATATTATTCTGGTTCTATATTAGATGTTATGTTATGTCATGATTCAGTAAATACTTCAATGTAACCAGCCACCAGATTGTTTTCCTATACTGTATCTAAATGGTTTTGTGAGCAATGAGCATATTACACACTTATAACTGAAATACAAAAGAACATCAaactatttagaaaaaaatataaagaaataaatctatcctatcgtcttttaaaactcttctttataaatatttcctaaccttatcatatcctgatcaatcgtgacctgtgtaattcttgtatctcctgttcgttttgtaaatgtaattcactatttgctattcttgaatctgtaagattagctttttagttttagttagttattaatattgttttttttattttctctggattaaggttctatagattaatataaatatattttgtttttttatataacttctggttatgcacttcttgcactcatcatttttttatttattgttttattttcttactagggttgcctggaagagatcgcttgttagcgataaggccgcccgttgcatcccatgtaatttatatatattgtgttatttgtgtttctttctagcaacgtagtgtgaataaataaataaattaattaattaatagaaataattttgcttaattcattttatattattttttttattatttagaaacaaCGACACAGTTGGACGTCATGTGATCGCGAAGGAGGCTTTAAAGCGTGGTGATGTTTTATTCTCAGAAGAACCTTACGCATGGGTCACACTGCCTTCTGAAGATCCAGTATGTGAGATGTGTTGCCAAACAGATATTAATCCATTACCGTGAGTCATTCAAACTAAAATTTAGCCTCCTAAAtgttctttattataatttattttcatttagttcACTTCTTCCACTATATTCATCtcatagtaaattatattgtaatttttcattggtgtaaataataatcggtgttttaaaatattaatattaatatgtatttttagatGCAGTAGTTGTTCACGCAGCGTTTATTGTAGTGAAGCTTGTAGGAGTACAGCATTCGCGATG
Above is a genomic segment from Pieris rapae chromosome Z, ilPieRapa1.1, whole genome shotgun sequence containing:
- the LOC111003314 gene encoding gamma-soluble NSF attachment protein, whose protein sequence is MSKILEAQEHCKAAEKYLKTGLLKWKPDYDSAADEFSQAAQCYRIARDVKNSKDCHMKAADLYEKNRSFFHAAKAIENAVIVSKELSSPEELYNMACNSSSLYQQHGSGDAGANVLDKVAKIIEERAPELAVKLFQQAADVSSVESSQHQGTEYISKASRLLVKLERYDEALDSLRREIGFHLESGYTGAVGRLTVAIVLVQLARGDAVAAEKAYKEWGNNCEVPEMQTLEMLLQAYDEEDRDSAKRALASPFIRSMDVEYARLAGTIPLPEGIDPAPKAAVREHAAPSYVSANTGEAEEASVSRADIEEIEYADNKKTEEEDDLC